One window of the Runella slithyformis DSM 19594 genome contains the following:
- the cobA gene encoding uroporphyrinogen-III C-methyltransferase has translation MKPKVTLVGAGPGDPELISLKGMKAIQAADVVLYDALVSVELLSYAPARARIVYVGKRRGRCEFVQQDLNQLIVDCALTYGHAVRLKGGDSFVFGRGYEEISFAQQFGIETAVIPGISSSIAVPALAGIPLTCRGVSESFWVLTGTTQNHSLSKDVAKAAQSSATLVILMGMQHLSQIVSELTGVGKAQTPVAIIQNGSMPEEKIGIGTVETIAGIVEKQQLTNPAIIIIGEVVRLHPSFENGRIEALAALGY, from the coding sequence ATGAAACCGAAAGTAACATTGGTAGGAGCAGGTCCCGGTGACCCTGAACTTATCTCTCTGAAAGGAATGAAGGCCATTCAGGCGGCTGATGTGGTGTTGTATGATGCGTTGGTCTCTGTCGAGCTGCTTTCATACGCACCTGCCCGTGCGCGTATTGTCTATGTAGGTAAACGACGCGGGCGGTGTGAGTTTGTGCAACAGGACCTCAATCAATTGATCGTGGACTGCGCCCTGACCTACGGCCACGCGGTCAGGCTCAAAGGCGGGGATTCGTTTGTGTTTGGGCGAGGGTATGAAGAAATCTCTTTTGCACAGCAGTTTGGCATCGAAACGGCCGTGATCCCGGGGATTTCGAGCAGTATCGCCGTGCCGGCGCTGGCGGGTATCCCGCTGACGTGCCGGGGCGTGAGTGAAAGCTTCTGGGTATTGACCGGAACGACCCAAAATCATAGTCTCTCCAAAGACGTTGCCAAAGCGGCACAAAGCTCGGCTACCCTCGTAATTTTGATGGGAATGCAGCACCTTTCGCAGATCGTGTCCGAACTGACCGGCGTGGGCAAAGCTCAGACACCCGTTGCGATCATTCAAAACGGCAGTATGCCTGAGGAAAAAATAGGGATCGGAACGGTAGAAACCATCGCTGGAATTGTTGAAAAGCAACAATTGACCAATCCGGCGATCATCATTATCGGCGAAGTGGTACGGCTGCATCCGTCTTTTGAAAACGGTAGAATAGAGGCATTGGCGGCTTTGGGTTACTAA
- a CDS encoding alpha/beta hydrolase family protein, which translates to MKRLSFVSILSFFFYISNAQSAPELCQGAYFTEPQGKDFLAQYVPASQQEWEARAQQIRNRILEGGELGKLPPRPASKPLIHSRREMDGYTVENVAFESIEGYYVTGNLYKPLHRKGPFAAILCPHGHTANPDARFLEPMQFRCANLARMGAVVFAYDMVGYSDSQLSTHKIPKAFKLQTINSIRALDFLLSQPNIDKNRVGVTGESGGGTQTFMLTALDPRIKVSVPVVMVSAHFFGGCTCESGMPVHKKGDFQTNNVEVAALAAPRPMLLVSDGADWTKNNPSVEYPHLQKIYGLYGKANLVENVHLPNEKHDYGPSKRAAAYRFLAKHLRLDLSKVTTADGSIDESHAKLLDRKDLKVFNAAHPRPTNAVVGEEAVMALLK; encoded by the coding sequence ATGAAACGCCTTTCTTTCGTGTCGATCCTATCCTTTTTTTTCTACATTTCAAATGCGCAATCAGCGCCTGAGCTTTGTCAGGGGGCGTATTTTACCGAACCTCAGGGGAAAGATTTTTTGGCGCAGTACGTTCCGGCTTCTCAACAGGAATGGGAAGCACGGGCGCAACAGATTCGAAACCGTATTTTGGAAGGGGGAGAATTAGGAAAGTTGCCACCACGACCTGCCTCAAAGCCCCTCATACACAGTCGCAGGGAAATGGACGGCTATACGGTAGAAAATGTGGCATTTGAGAGCATTGAAGGCTATTATGTAACCGGGAACCTGTACAAACCGCTGCACCGAAAAGGACCCTTCGCGGCGATTTTATGCCCACACGGCCACACCGCCAATCCGGATGCCCGTTTTCTGGAGCCGATGCAGTTTCGCTGCGCCAATCTGGCCCGTATGGGTGCGGTGGTGTTTGCCTACGATATGGTCGGTTACAGTGACTCTCAACTCAGCACGCACAAAATTCCCAAAGCCTTTAAATTGCAGACCATCAACAGCATCCGGGCCTTGGACTTTTTATTGTCACAACCCAACATTGATAAAAATCGGGTAGGCGTAACGGGTGAGTCGGGCGGCGGGACCCAGACCTTTATGCTTACGGCACTGGACCCTCGGATCAAAGTGTCGGTTCCCGTGGTGATGGTCTCGGCCCATTTCTTCGGTGGATGCACCTGCGAAAGCGGAATGCCCGTGCATAAAAAAGGAGATTTTCAAACCAATAACGTAGAAGTTGCAGCATTGGCGGCTCCGCGCCCCATGTTGCTGGTATCAGACGGAGCGGATTGGACCAAGAACAATCCGTCGGTGGAATACCCGCATTTACAAAAGATCTACGGATTATACGGTAAAGCGAATCTGGTCGAAAATGTGCATTTACCCAACGAAAAGCATGATTACGGACCCTCAAAACGGGCAGCGGCCTATCGTTTTCTGGCGAAGCATTTAAGGCTGGATCTGTCGAAAGTAACCACCGCCGATGGCAGCATTGACGAGAGCCATGCCAAGCTGCTTGATCGCAAAGACCTGAAGGTATTCAATGCCGCGCACCCGCGTCCGACCAATGCCGTGGTTGGGGAAGAGGCGGTGATGGCGCTGTTGAAATGA
- a CDS encoding trans-sulfuration enzyme family protein has product MHYSHIINELAEDRERYFNAVSPPIVQTSNFVFNDFASLRAAFDDEMSTYLYSRGVNPTVDILRQKLAALDEAEDCLVLNSGASAIFCAVMSNVQAGDHIVSVHKPYTWAWKLFDNILPRYNVATTYVDGTMIENFEAALQPNTKVIYLESPNTLTFDLQDLEAVAQLAKSRGIVTVIDNSYCSPLFQKPHRFGIDLCLQSATKYIGGHSDTVAGVLTGSKAMIKQIFDREALNTGAFVSPFNGWLLLRGLRTLPVRLRHISESTQKVVAFLKNHPAIERVYFPLDPDFPQYELAKKQMTGACGLLTIALNVTRYEQIEQFAKNLKHFLLAVSWGGHESLIMPKCAGLRPDQFDPTDREHRLVRLYIGLEEVEYLMEDLGRALDKL; this is encoded by the coding sequence ATGCACTATTCTCACATCATCAACGAACTCGCCGAAGACCGCGAGCGCTATTTTAATGCCGTCAGTCCTCCCATTGTTCAAACCAGTAATTTTGTTTTCAACGATTTTGCTTCCCTGCGCGCCGCTTTTGACGATGAAATGTCGACGTATCTGTACTCGCGAGGGGTCAATCCAACGGTCGACATCCTGCGTCAAAAATTGGCCGCCTTGGACGAAGCCGAAGACTGTTTGGTACTGAACAGCGGCGCCTCGGCCATTTTTTGCGCGGTCATGTCCAATGTACAGGCCGGCGACCACATTGTGAGCGTTCATAAACCTTATACCTGGGCGTGGAAATTGTTTGACAACATCCTGCCCCGCTACAATGTCGCGACAACGTACGTAGACGGGACAATGATTGAGAACTTTGAAGCGGCCCTTCAGCCAAACACCAAAGTCATTTACCTCGAATCACCCAATACCCTGACCTTCGATCTTCAGGATCTGGAAGCGGTGGCCCAACTGGCAAAATCGCGGGGGATTGTGACTGTCATTGATAACAGCTACTGCTCGCCGCTGTTTCAAAAACCGCATCGTTTCGGCATTGACCTGTGCCTGCAATCAGCCACCAAATACATTGGCGGGCACTCAGATACGGTCGCGGGTGTATTGACAGGCAGCAAAGCCATGATCAAGCAGATTTTTGACCGGGAAGCCCTCAACACAGGCGCTTTTGTGTCGCCGTTCAACGGTTGGCTATTGCTGCGCGGGCTGCGTACTTTGCCTGTTCGTCTGAGACATATTTCGGAAAGTACCCAAAAAGTGGTGGCTTTTTTAAAAAATCATCCGGCCATTGAGCGTGTTTACTTCCCGCTCGACCCGGACTTCCCCCAATATGAATTGGCAAAAAAGCAGATGACCGGCGCGTGTGGGCTATTGACCATTGCCCTCAACGTGACCCGCTATGAACAGATCGAACAATTTGCCAAAAACCTGAAACACTTTTTGCTGGCGGTAAGTTGGGGCGGTCATGAATCGCTCATCATGCCCAAATGTGCGGGTCTGCGCCCTGACCAATTTGACCCGACAGATAGAGAACACCGTCTGGTACGGCTTTATATCGGGTTGGAAGAGGTCGAGTATTTAATGGAAGATCTGGGCCGAGCATTGGATAAATTATGA
- a CDS encoding sensor histidine kinase codes for MKRILDVSHWNENMNIRLRLTLLFAVLVGSIMLAFSLSVYYLYNQFREKEFNKRLHDKALTTVRLFEDVGGITEELLHDIERNDLTTMYNEEVTVYDAADKIVYDSGKKPYRIAPALLAQVRAGRDLSLRDGEKEIVGVRYIDKRKQVLVVVAYAIDMYGFSKLERLRLILFTGWTVSLLLVVLAGWFFASDALRPVSDIIEQVKNISARNIHERLKARRQKDELGQLAATFNDLLSRLEDAFSSQRSFVSHASHELRTPLTIMMGQLEVALLQKRTMEDYQQTIKDAIEEVKKMRDLINGLLELARINNDIFQLHFRSLNTDDLLWQVRELLLTQFSHYNIQIEFDESQEEESEFRIKGDRALLQMAFMNIMENGCKYSEEHRVNVSLLTQSDTVRISFTDRGIGISEEDLPHIFEPFYRGDASKSRKGHGIGLALTQRIIQLHNGKIWVFSQLGKGTQFVISLPLQSNDEKMSS; via the coding sequence ATGAAAAGAATACTGGACGTTTCGCACTGGAATGAGAATATGAACATTCGGCTCCGCCTCACGCTCCTCTTTGCGGTGTTGGTGGGCTCTATCATGCTCGCCTTTTCGTTATCGGTCTATTATTTATACAATCAGTTTCGTGAAAAAGAATTCAACAAGCGTCTTCATGATAAGGCCCTGACAACCGTACGGCTTTTTGAAGATGTGGGAGGAATCACCGAAGAGTTATTGCATGATATTGAGCGCAATGACCTGACCACCATGTACAACGAAGAGGTTACGGTGTATGATGCCGCCGATAAAATTGTGTACGACAGCGGGAAAAAACCGTACAGGATTGCTCCTGCCCTGCTGGCTCAAGTGCGCGCCGGTCGGGATCTGAGCCTGCGTGACGGCGAAAAAGAAATCGTAGGGGTCAGATACATAGATAAACGAAAGCAGGTGTTGGTGGTAGTGGCCTATGCCATTGATATGTACGGTTTCAGTAAGTTGGAACGGTTGAGACTCATTTTGTTTACAGGATGGACCGTAAGTTTATTATTGGTCGTGCTGGCAGGTTGGTTTTTTGCAAGCGACGCCTTACGTCCTGTTTCTGACATTATTGAGCAGGTAAAAAATATTTCAGCCCGTAATATCCACGAACGGCTCAAAGCCCGACGCCAAAAAGATGAATTGGGACAATTGGCGGCTACCTTTAATGACCTGCTGAGCCGACTGGAAGACGCTTTCAGCTCCCAACGCAGTTTTGTATCCCATGCTTCCCATGAGTTGCGAACCCCTCTGACCATTATGATGGGACAATTGGAAGTAGCTTTACTCCAAAAGCGAACGATGGAAGACTATCAACAAACCATTAAAGACGCCATTGAAGAAGTAAAAAAGATGCGGGATCTGATCAATGGGCTGTTGGAACTGGCCCGCATCAATAACGACATTTTTCAACTGCATTTTCGATCCCTTAACACGGATGATCTGCTTTGGCAGGTCCGTGAACTGCTGCTTACGCAATTTTCCCACTATAATATTCAGATTGAGTTTGATGAATCCCAGGAAGAAGAATCGGAATTCAGAATAAAGGGTGACAGGGCGCTCCTGCAGATGGCGTTCATGAACATTATGGAAAACGGATGCAAATACTCTGAAGAACATCGCGTTAACGTATCATTGCTAACCCAAAGCGATACCGTTCGGATTTCATTCACGGATCGGGGTATCGGAATTTCGGAAGAAGATCTCCCGCACATTTTTGAACCTTTTTACCGCGGCGATGCAAGCAAGTCCCGCAAAGGACACGGTATTGGACTGGCCCTTACGCAGCGGATCATTCAACTTCACAACGGTAAAATATGGGTGTTTTCACAACTTGGCAAAGGAACCCAGTTTGTAATATCCCTTCCTTTGCAGAGCAATGATGAGAAAATGTCTTCCTGA
- a CDS encoding response regulator transcription factor translates to MKVLIVEDEPKLAGFIKKGLEEQAWEVDVAFDGQMGSSLALSNPYDVIVLDVNLPKINGFELAALLRRENIRTPILMLTALGTLNDKLAGFESGADDYLVKPFEFQELIVRLRALQKRNSESGPTSNVLKIANLELDLNERIARRDGHRIELTAKEFGLLEYFMRNRGRVVSRVDIAEKVWDIHFDTGTNTIDVYVNFLRKKIDKEFEHKLIHTVVGMGYILKE, encoded by the coding sequence ATGAAAGTTTTAATTGTTGAAGACGAGCCAAAACTGGCAGGGTTTATAAAAAAAGGACTTGAAGAGCAGGCATGGGAGGTAGATGTAGCTTTTGACGGTCAAATGGGCAGCAGTTTGGCGCTCTCCAATCCCTACGATGTGATAGTTTTGGACGTCAATTTACCTAAAATCAATGGCTTTGAACTGGCGGCACTTCTTCGTCGGGAAAACATTCGTACCCCGATCCTAATGCTTACCGCACTTGGGACCCTCAACGATAAGTTGGCCGGCTTTGAATCCGGAGCCGATGACTATTTGGTCAAACCATTTGAATTTCAGGAGCTTATTGTTCGACTGAGAGCCTTACAAAAACGCAACTCAGAAAGCGGACCAACGTCCAATGTCTTAAAAATAGCGAATTTGGAACTGGACCTAAACGAGCGTATCGCTCGGCGGGATGGACACCGTATCGAGCTGACAGCCAAAGAGTTTGGTTTGTTGGAGTATTTTATGCGAAATCGTGGTCGAGTGGTGTCGCGGGTAGACATCGCCGAGAAAGTATGGGACATTCATTTTGATACCGGCACCAATACCATTGATGTCTATGTTAATTTTCTGCGTAAAAAAATAGACAAAGAATTTGAGCATAAATTGATTCACACGGTAGTTGGAATGGGATATATTCTCAAAGAATAA
- a CDS encoding PQQ-dependent sugar dehydrogenase translates to MYFSTSLNRLGAACLVVLTVAVSVYSQSAPPEENRFTKSVLTEKLDEPMEMTFLPDKRILFIERKGNLKAYDPKTREVSVLATIPVNTKYTNRQGQVREAEEGLMGLIADPNYAKNNWIYMYYADPIDKKHVLARWELKGNELVEASKKILLEVTTQREECCHTGGGMVFDKVGNLYLTTGNNTSNSNSDGYAPIDERPGQSTWDDQRGAANTNDLRGKILRIKPQADGTYTIPDGNLFPKGTAKARPEIYTMGHRNPWRPSIDSKTGFLYWGEVGPDASQDSPRGPRGYDEFNQAKGPGFFGWPYFIGDNKVYADWDFENNKLKADSKFDPAKPINDSPNNTGLRELPPAQKAFVWYPYGNSTEFPLVGSSGRSATGGPVFRKSDFKNAPRPFPDYYEGKWLMVEFMRGWIMAVTMDENGNYKSMERFMPSENFSSAIDMDFSPDGDLYVLEYGSAWFRGNDNARLVKIEYNAGNRTPIVEAAADKKAGAVPFKVAFTSEGTRDFDRDILKYEWKITSKAGVFKTLTQPNPTVTFDKPGMYKATLTVTDPKGAKNSRTLEIKAGNEAPEVALEVTKGNKSFFFPNENIEYKVKVKDKEDGSLEDGKIAPSQVAVNIDYMPDSFDPIEIASNYRGTDAAARFSTGYKLMSGSDCKSCHIMDKKSVGPSYKDIAQKYKGDAAAPEKLAHKIISGGGGVWGDHAMSAHPQISKNDAATMVKYILNLGEKPLEAKSLPTAGAFKTKVPEGENGRGSYVLRAAYTDRGTKLLSPLMAENILHLRNPSLDPAKADNSKGTQLLITPSKSFNIIGNEAYIGYNQLDLTGIKQIEVLAQATTRVGASGGVVEIRLGSPTGKLIGQTNPVEVKDPAPMTPPPAASGNPAAGGANAPQRQAAANDPAARARRGAQQAVAKIEATEGMHDVYFVFKNPKAQPNQMLMSVVSIQFQNTIPNL, encoded by the coding sequence ATGTATTTCTCTACCTCTCTTAATAGACTGGGGGCTGCCTGTCTGGTCGTATTGACCGTTGCTGTCTCTGTCTATAGCCAATCTGCACCTCCCGAAGAAAACAGGTTTACCAAAAGTGTCCTGACCGAAAAGCTGGATGAACCGATGGAAATGACCTTTTTGCCCGATAAACGTATCCTTTTTATTGAGCGTAAAGGAAACCTGAAAGCCTATGATCCCAAAACCCGGGAAGTAAGTGTACTGGCAACCATCCCTGTCAATACCAAATACACCAACCGACAGGGACAGGTGCGCGAAGCGGAAGAAGGTCTGATGGGACTGATTGCCGACCCGAATTACGCGAAGAACAATTGGATATACATGTATTATGCCGATCCGATCGATAAAAAACACGTGTTGGCACGTTGGGAATTGAAAGGCAATGAACTGGTGGAAGCTTCCAAAAAAATTCTGTTGGAAGTCACTACTCAACGCGAAGAATGCTGCCATACCGGCGGTGGAATGGTGTTTGACAAAGTTGGTAATTTGTACCTGACTACGGGAAACAATACCAGCAACAGCAACTCTGACGGATATGCTCCCATTGACGAGCGTCCCGGACAAAGCACTTGGGATGACCAGCGCGGCGCGGCCAATACCAACGATCTGAGAGGTAAAATACTGCGTATCAAACCGCAGGCCGACGGTACTTACACCATTCCTGACGGAAACCTGTTCCCGAAAGGAACGGCCAAAGCCCGTCCTGAGATCTACACCATGGGGCATCGCAATCCGTGGAGACCTTCCATCGACAGTAAAACGGGCTTTTTGTATTGGGGCGAAGTAGGCCCCGATGCCTCGCAGGACTCGCCTCGCGGGCCGCGCGGATACGACGAATTCAATCAGGCCAAGGGCCCCGGCTTTTTCGGTTGGCCTTATTTCATCGGTGATAATAAAGTGTATGCCGATTGGGATTTTGAAAACAATAAACTCAAAGCGGATTCAAAGTTTGACCCGGCCAAACCCATCAACGATTCGCCCAATAATACCGGCCTTCGTGAACTGCCTCCGGCTCAGAAAGCCTTTGTATGGTATCCATACGGTAATTCAACCGAATTTCCATTGGTGGGAAGCTCCGGCCGAAGTGCTACAGGGGGGCCGGTGTTCAGGAAGTCAGATTTCAAAAATGCGCCCCGTCCTTTCCCGGACTATTACGAAGGAAAATGGCTCATGGTTGAATTTATGCGCGGCTGGATCATGGCTGTGACGATGGACGAAAACGGCAATTATAAATCCATGGAGCGTTTTATGCCGAGTGAAAACTTCAGCAGCGCCATCGACATGGACTTCAGCCCTGACGGAGATTTGTACGTACTTGAGTACGGCAGTGCGTGGTTTAGAGGAAACGACAATGCACGGTTGGTAAAGATCGAATACAACGCCGGCAATCGAACCCCGATCGTTGAAGCTGCGGCCGACAAAAAAGCGGGGGCTGTTCCGTTCAAGGTAGCGTTTACTTCGGAAGGAACGAGGGATTTTGACCGGGATATACTGAAATATGAGTGGAAGATCACGTCTAAAGCAGGTGTGTTCAAAACGCTTACCCAACCGAATCCAACGGTAACATTTGATAAGCCCGGGATGTATAAAGCAACCTTGACCGTCACAGATCCTAAAGGTGCTAAAAACAGCCGAACGCTGGAAATCAAAGCAGGAAACGAAGCGCCGGAAGTAGCCTTGGAAGTAACCAAAGGCAATAAGTCGTTCTTCTTCCCAAACGAAAATATAGAGTACAAAGTAAAGGTAAAGGATAAAGAGGATGGAAGTTTGGAGGATGGAAAGATTGCTCCGAGCCAGGTAGCGGTCAATATCGACTACATGCCGGATTCCTTTGATCCCATCGAAATTGCGTCCAATTATCGCGGAACGGATGCTGCGGCACGCTTTTCAACCGGCTACAAACTCATGAGCGGCAGCGATTGTAAGTCTTGCCATATCATGGATAAAAAATCAGTCGGACCAAGCTACAAAGACATTGCGCAGAAATACAAAGGCGATGCCGCCGCTCCCGAAAAACTGGCCCATAAAATCATCTCCGGCGGCGGAGGCGTATGGGGAGACCATGCCATGAGCGCTCACCCGCAAATCTCCAAAAATGATGCCGCTACCATGGTTAAATATATTTTGAACTTGGGAGAAAAACCGCTGGAAGCCAAGTCATTGCCTACTGCCGGAGCCTTTAAAACCAAGGTTCCCGAAGGAGAGAACGGACGCGGAAGCTACGTTTTGCGGGCCGCTTATACCGACAGAGGGACCAAATTATTGTCGCCGCTGATGGCTGAAAACATTCTGCACTTACGGAATCCATCCTTAGACCCTGCCAAAGCGGATAACAGTAAAGGAACGCAGTTGCTGATCACGCCCTCAAAATCATTTAACATTATCGGAAATGAAGCGTATATCGGGTACAACCAATTGGATTTGACGGGCATCAAGCAAATTGAAGTATTGGCACAGGCCACTACCCGCGTAGGTGCTTCGGGAGGCGTGGTCGAAATACGTTTGGGTTCTCCCACGGGTAAATTAATTGGACAAACCAATCCGGTGGAAGTAAAAGACCCCGCCCCTATGACACCGCCGCCCGCGGCTTCGGGCAATCCTGCGGCAGGAGGAGCCAATGCTCCGCAACGGCAGGCCGCCGCAAATGACCCGGCAGCGAGAGCCCGAAGAGGTGCTCAGCAAGCCGTTGCTAAGATCGAAGCGACCGAGGGAATGCATGATGTGTAT